Proteins encoded together in one Rossellomorea sp. y25 window:
- a CDS encoding GNAT family N-acetyltransferase — protein MVHFYGTPTLETDRLILRKLDLDDIQSVFGHWMSDERIADNRVSPAHKTVAETQERVERIVSGYESKEFCHWGIELKDDGVLIGEIDLYDFGHSTGNCEVSYSLGYNWWNKGYGTEALKAVVEFAFIHMDVHKISAAHNTDNPASGRIMTKAGMEQEGIIRHMIRNAKGQYKDCAVYGLLREDYVRNHTKSHILVGM, from the coding sequence ATGGTCCATTTTTACGGAACTCCCACTTTGGAAACAGATCGACTCATCCTTCGAAAATTGGATCTCGACGATATTCAAAGCGTCTTTGGCCACTGGATGTCGGATGAGCGGATCGCCGACAATCGAGTTAGTCCGGCACATAAGACCGTTGCCGAAACGCAGGAGCGTGTGGAGAGGATTGTGAGTGGGTATGAATCGAAGGAGTTTTGTCACTGGGGCATTGAACTCAAAGATGATGGTGTACTCATCGGAGAGATCGATTTATATGATTTTGGCCACTCTACAGGGAATTGCGAGGTCAGTTATTCCCTTGGATACAATTGGTGGAATAAAGGATATGGTACCGAAGCCTTGAAAGCGGTCGTGGAATTTGCCTTTATACATATGGACGTTCATAAAATATCCGCCGCCCATAATACGGATAATCCGGCTTCAGGCAGGATCATGACGAAAGCAGGGATGGAGCAGGAAGGGATCATCCGGCATATGATTCGAAATGCGAAGGGTCAGTATAAGGACTGTGCTGTTTATGGGCTTCTTCGGGAGGATTATGTTAGAAATCATACTAAATCCCATATCCTTGTAGGAATGTAA
- a CDS encoding phosphoribulokinase, giving the protein MDKILHNIANLLNQQDRKMVIGISGHGASGKTTFAKKLLTLLEGKDINYINADPYIVSSGVRRHTSIQYEYNNEIHQSKMTACHPAAHHVLALDRDVKMVREGMDFYTMDVPYERSQLISSRINLTIVEGMTVAFSNPDLYDLKIYFYTDGETELIRRGIRDVSERGMDVEYLRKTHDERRIQYEVFMHPKHENFDVVVRNSDEGYWVEKDMEWS; this is encoded by the coding sequence ATGGACAAGATCTTACATAACATAGCCAATCTATTAAACCAGCAAGATCGAAAAATGGTCATCGGTATTTCAGGACATGGTGCTTCGGGTAAAACCACGTTTGCCAAGAAGCTTTTGACGCTGCTGGAAGGAAAGGATATCAATTATATCAATGCCGATCCCTATATCGTCAGTTCTGGCGTAAGAAGGCACACCTCCATCCAATATGAGTACAACAATGAAATCCATCAATCCAAAATGACTGCCTGCCATCCGGCTGCCCACCATGTATTGGCTCTCGATCGGGACGTTAAGATGGTAAGGGAGGGAATGGACTTCTATACCATGGACGTCCCTTATGAAAGAAGTCAGCTCATCTCCTCCCGAATCAACTTGACGATTGTAGAAGGGATGACGGTTGCATTCAGCAACCCCGACTTATACGACCTTAAGATTTACTTTTACACAGATGGCGAGACAGAGCTTATAAGAAGAGGAATCCGCGATGTTTCCGAAAGAGGCATGGATGTCGAGTATTTACGGAAAACCCATGACGAACGCAGAATCCAATATGAGGTATTTATGCATCCGAAGCATGAGAATTTTGATGTAGTGGTGAGGAATTCGGATGAGGGGTATTGGGTGGAAAAGGATATGGAGTGGTCGTAA
- a CDS encoding M3 family oligoendopeptidase — MMTQTKYKTVWNLDSIFKGGSASPNLHDHMKRTEAKILELEEMVKEWTAALESDQLVDVLERLRDIKMSISQARSYAICLLSENPKDQGAQFYRGESTALQSKYDSINSDLKRKLAHTEESEWMNLIASEDLKEYRFTLQEWRDEADREPSQEVSDLMADGYHAWGQFYQSFMSSIKVQVKGQDFSVGQAINLRSHHDASIRKESHEALVEKWTGLEGQFAQILNHLAGFRLNMYKSVGIEDVLHVPLAQNRMKEETLNAMFSVMERYKEPFAQYLNVKADMNGDAKMKSYHFWSPMNHHHQGMEYGEAAALVEEQFLAFGTEMGQFAETAFREGWVEAENRPGKSAVPICAAFPLTGESRVFLTFPGTFKGVLTLVHELGHAFHNHAMKSVNGMNKSYPMSLAETASTFAEMIILEAAMEKAETEEEKLFILDEKLKRSVMNFMNLHARFIFEKNFHEERKKGFVPASRLNELMEAALEEGYAGSLDEVPIHSWVWTPHFYKTESPFYNFPYTFGYLLALNLFVRAKEMGKGFEEQYMNLLRDSGRMSAEELVMKHLGEDITEEAFWEKGMALCVEDSEEFVRLAAYLHKEET; from the coding sequence ATGATGACTCAAACAAAATACAAAACAGTATGGAATCTTGACAGCATCTTCAAAGGAGGAAGCGCATCTCCTAACTTACATGACCATATGAAGCGGACGGAAGCCAAGATTTTGGAGCTGGAAGAAATGGTGAAAGAGTGGACGGCGGCACTAGAGTCGGATCAACTAGTCGATGTTCTTGAGCGACTTAGGGATATAAAGATGTCCATATCACAAGCAAGATCCTATGCTATCTGTCTTCTTTCCGAAAATCCGAAAGACCAGGGCGCACAATTCTACAGAGGGGAATCCACGGCTCTTCAATCAAAATATGATTCTATCAACAGTGACCTGAAGAGGAAATTAGCCCATACGGAGGAATCGGAGTGGATGAACCTGATTGCATCAGAGGATCTGAAGGAGTATCGCTTCACCCTCCAAGAGTGGCGGGATGAAGCGGACCGGGAGCCTTCGCAGGAGGTGTCGGACCTTATGGCAGACGGGTACCATGCCTGGGGGCAGTTCTATCAATCGTTCATGAGCAGCATTAAGGTCCAGGTAAAGGGTCAGGATTTCTCTGTAGGGCAGGCCATCAATCTGCGTTCGCACCACGATGCTTCGATTCGAAAAGAATCTCATGAGGCGCTGGTGGAAAAGTGGACCGGGCTTGAGGGGCAGTTTGCGCAAATCTTGAACCATCTGGCCGGTTTCCGGTTGAATATGTATAAGAGCGTGGGAATTGAGGACGTCCTCCATGTTCCTCTGGCCCAAAACCGGATGAAGGAAGAAACGCTGAATGCGATGTTTTCGGTGATGGAGAGATATAAAGAACCGTTTGCCCAATACTTGAATGTGAAGGCAGACATGAACGGCGATGCCAAAATGAAGTCTTATCACTTTTGGTCCCCAATGAATCATCACCATCAAGGAATGGAATACGGAGAGGCTGCGGCTTTGGTCGAGGAGCAATTTCTCGCATTTGGTACCGAAATGGGACAGTTTGCAGAGACGGCGTTCCGTGAAGGCTGGGTCGAGGCAGAAAATCGTCCGGGAAAGTCTGCAGTTCCCATTTGCGCGGCGTTTCCGTTGACGGGGGAGTCAAGGGTGTTCCTGACATTTCCCGGCACATTCAAAGGGGTATTGACCCTTGTGCATGAACTTGGTCATGCCTTTCATAACCATGCGATGAAATCAGTGAACGGGATGAACAAGTCCTACCCCATGAGCCTGGCCGAAACGGCTTCGACCTTCGCAGAGATGATTATTCTCGAGGCGGCCATGGAGAAAGCGGAGACGGAGGAAGAGAAGCTGTTCATCCTTGATGAGAAATTAAAGCGCAGTGTCATGAACTTCATGAACCTTCATGCCAGATTCATCTTTGAAAAAAACTTTCACGAAGAACGGAAAAAGGGGTTCGTCCCCGCATCACGTTTGAACGAACTGATGGAGGCTGCCTTAGAAGAAGGGTATGCGGGTTCCCTGGATGAGGTCCCGATTCACTCGTGGGTATGGACGCCCCATTTCTATAAAACAGAATCTCCTTTTTATAACTTTCCTTACACCTTTGGATATTTACTTGCACTGAATCTCTTCGTCAGGGCAAAGGAAATGGGGAAAGGATTCGAGGAGCAATACATGAACCTCTTGCGGGATTCAGGGCGCATGTCGGCAGAAGAACTCGTCATGAAGCATCTGGGAGAAGACATTACGGAGGAAGCCTTTTGGGAAAAAGGGATGGCGTTGTGTGTAGAGGATAGTGAGGAGTTTGTGAGATTAGCAGCTTATCTTCATAAAGAGGAAACCTAA
- a CDS encoding NUDIX domain-containing protein, with protein sequence MTQNTQDIYSPPKHIVSAATIVINNQQEILLIKGPRRGWEMPGGQVEEGESLKEAAIRETKEETGMDVEVLAFCGVFQNVKRSICNTLFLAKPVGGEPTTSEESLEVGFFSIEQALEMVTHSNFRERIELCLEESQHPFYIEF encoded by the coding sequence ATGACACAAAACACACAGGATATATATTCACCGCCAAAACATATCGTTTCAGCTGCCACCATTGTCATCAATAACCAACAGGAAATCCTGTTGATAAAGGGACCAAGGCGTGGATGGGAAATGCCCGGTGGTCAGGTGGAAGAAGGGGAGTCGTTGAAAGAGGCTGCGATCAGAGAGACGAAAGAGGAAACAGGAATGGATGTGGAGGTACTGGCATTTTGCGGGGTATTTCAAAATGTGAAAAGATCCATCTGCAACACTCTGTTTCTCGCGAAGCCTGTTGGAGGCGAACCGACGACTTCAGAGGAGAGTCTTGAGGTGGGCTTTTTTTCGATTGAGCAAGCGCTCGAGATGGTGACTCATTCGAATTTCAGAGAGCGGATCGAGCTTTGTTTGGAAGAGAGTCAGCATCCATTTTATATTGAGTTTTAG
- a CDS encoding spore germination protein: MNMNQPATLEDRVAGILASLSDSSDVKSRYLKLSGGRLSACLLYIDGIVDTVSIQEHIIEPILQQPAPEEEGRFIPFLTESVIQVSDVEVVKDKDKVSGKLVDGSTIILFEGQADILAADTSKWEERSLTNPKGQRTIEGPDVGFTESRSGNVALIRKYIKNPSLHVETQTYGEFTSTSVSLIYLENMVDGDILNEIRGKLEQISLDSVIGSNYISEFLTKESKTIFPLVMNSDRPDVAAAEVLEGRVCIMVDGTPFTLIAPAVFLQFFQSSDDYYINSEATRLVRPMRFLLFWLSLYIPAFYVAFTTFHKGLLPVNLLVGFLAQRESVPFPTVFEVLLVFVLTEAIYEGSSRLPQTVVITISLFGAIVFGQASVEAQLVQPITLVIISTSFILSSIIPIAIMSYATRIIKLSLILIGALLGLYGIALFTLMLLVHLCYLRSFTVPYLAPVSPFTWQDMAKDVFVRNPIPDINKNIPSFHKEEPMEDSDKKENDS; this comes from the coding sequence ATGAACATGAATCAACCCGCAACGTTGGAAGACCGGGTAGCCGGGATTCTTGCTAGCTTGAGTGATAGCTCGGATGTTAAATCAAGATACTTGAAGTTATCCGGAGGACGTCTTTCGGCCTGCCTCCTCTATATAGATGGCATCGTGGATACCGTGTCCATCCAGGAGCATATCATCGAACCTATATTACAACAGCCTGCACCTGAGGAGGAAGGACGTTTCATTCCTTTCCTGACCGAGTCGGTTATTCAGGTTTCTGATGTAGAAGTGGTGAAGGATAAGGACAAGGTCAGCGGCAAACTGGTGGATGGATCCACAATTATTCTGTTTGAAGGACAAGCGGACATCCTTGCCGCCGATACGTCCAAGTGGGAGGAACGTTCCCTTACCAATCCGAAGGGGCAGCGGACTATTGAGGGGCCGGATGTCGGCTTTACCGAGAGTCGCAGCGGGAATGTAGCCTTGATCCGAAAATACATCAAAAATCCCTCCCTGCATGTCGAGACTCAAACGTATGGTGAATTCACCAGTACGTCCGTATCCCTTATTTATCTGGAAAATATGGTCGATGGGGACATACTGAATGAAATCAGGGGCAAGCTTGAACAAATCTCCCTTGATTCCGTCATCGGATCTAACTATATTTCGGAGTTTTTGACGAAAGAGTCGAAAACCATTTTCCCCTTAGTCATGAACTCGGACAGGCCGGATGTCGCGGCGGCGGAAGTGCTGGAGGGAAGGGTTTGCATTATGGTGGACGGGACTCCCTTCACCCTGATTGCCCCGGCCGTGTTCTTACAGTTCTTTCAGTCATCGGATGACTATTATATCAACAGTGAAGCAACGAGGCTGGTCCGTCCCATGCGCTTCCTCCTCTTTTGGCTTTCCCTGTATATCCCGGCATTCTATGTGGCGTTTACCACGTTCCACAAAGGCCTGCTGCCGGTGAATTTACTGGTGGGATTCTTGGCCCAGCGGGAGTCTGTGCCTTTCCCGACGGTCTTTGAAGTCCTCCTCGTGTTCGTCTTGACGGAGGCCATTTATGAAGGCTCAAGCCGACTTCCTCAGACCGTTGTAATCACGATTTCTCTGTTTGGTGCGATCGTGTTCGGCCAGGCCTCTGTTGAAGCTCAGCTTGTTCAACCCATTACCCTGGTGATCATCAGTACTTCCTTCATCTTATCCAGTATCATCCCGATTGCCATCATGAGCTATGCCACAAGAATCATTAAGCTCAGCTTGATATTGATCGGGGCCCTGCTCGGCTTGTATGGGATTGCCTTATTCACTTTAATGCTATTGGTGCATCTCTGTTATTTAAGATCATTCACGGTCCCTTATCTTGCACCCGTTTCCCCTTTCACATGGCAAGATATGGCAAAGGATGTATTCGTCCGGAATCCGATCCCGGACATTAATAAGAACATTCCTTCATTTCATAAGGAGGAACCAATGGAAGACTCTGATAAAAAGGAGAATGACTCGTGA
- a CDS encoding CBO0543 family protein — protein MKEQYDRIREKALNVVHENTVYWQEYCFLSPRWWFLIGLFILSWYFYFRLTRREEMPRLLFLGLIWIIVAANLDGLGFELGLWGYPSQLIPILPKAYVFDYALIPVTYMLLYKYFPKGKSFLYANIVLAACASFIAEPVFEWLDIYKVYHWKRWWSFIIYIILSYGIRWLVEVVFDSESGTDKK, from the coding sequence ATGAAAGAACAATATGATCGAATAAGAGAAAAGGCTTTGAATGTTGTTCACGAGAATACTGTGTATTGGCAGGAATATTGTTTCCTATCCCCACGCTGGTGGTTCTTAATAGGACTCTTCATCCTGTCCTGGTACTTCTATTTTCGTTTAACGAGAAGAGAGGAGATGCCGAGGCTGCTCTTTCTTGGGTTAATATGGATCATAGTGGCAGCGAACCTGGATGGGCTTGGATTTGAGCTTGGGTTATGGGGCTATCCGTCACAATTAATCCCTATTCTTCCAAAAGCATATGTCTTTGACTATGCATTAATCCCTGTTACCTACATGCTTCTATATAAATACTTCCCTAAAGGGAAATCCTTTTTGTATGCGAATATCGTTCTAGCAGCATGTGCATCGTTTATTGCTGAGCCAGTGTTTGAATGGTTAGATATTTATAAAGTATATCATTGGAAGAGATGGTGGTCTTTTATCATCTATATCATCCTTTCCTATGGGATAAGATGGCTGGTTGAGGTTGTATTTGATTCTGAGTCGGGCACTGATAAGAAGTGA